ATGGACCTCACCGAAGAGCTCATCAAGTTCGTAGCCATGGAAGTCAACGGAACCACGATCACTCACTTTAACGGCAACGAGATCAACCTCGGCAATTGGACTAAGCTGAGCATGCGCGAAGCAATCATCAAATGGTGGCCCAAGGCTGCGGGCCCCGCTCCGAGGTTGGAAGACTTTGCTGCCGCGAGTTCGCTTGCCGCTCACTTCGAAGAAGCTCACAAAGCGATGGAGGCTTATCGCGCAAAACGCGGAGAGACCATCGACCCTATCTGGATCGAAGGCGAGTCACCCGAGATCCAGGAACCTGCTGATCAGCAAATGATGTTCGAGGCTTGGGGATTAGTTCTCCGTAAATATCCGGACCGCCTCGGCAAGATGATTGCTGACGTATTCGAGCTTCTCGCCGAAAAGCATCTCATCCAACCCACCATCATCTACGACTTCCCCCTGGCCGTCTCGCCGCTCTCGAAGGTCAAACCCGAAGAGCCCGACTGGGTCGAGCGCTTCGAGTTCTACATCGGCGGCTTCGAGGTCGGTAACGCCTTCTCCGAGCTTAACGACCCCGTCGATCAGGACAACCGCTTCCAGCAACAGATCGAACAGAAGGAAAAGGGTGACGAAGAAGCCATGTCCGCCGTCGACGACGACTACGTCCGTGCCCTCGGCTACGGCCTGCCACCGACAGCAGGCGAAGGCATCGGCATCGACCGCCTCACCATGCTACTAACAAACTCCAGCTCTATCCGCGACGTCATTCTCTTCCCTCTCATGCGCCCACGACAAAAGACCGCCGAACAAGTCGCACAGAAGGAAGAGCAACCGCACGGTGAGTCAACCGAATAAATCAACCTTTGTTCATGCTCAGCTACACCAGAACTCGCTTTCACGAAGTTCGATTACGCCTTGAGCATCACGTTCCAACAAGCAGGCTCAACGCTTTTCTCTGGGAGTTCTTCCTCTTCGGATTCAAACAAGCGTGGGCCTGTCTCTTTGGCGGGATCATTCTCGGCCTCGTGTTAGTAACAAAAATCTACTGGCCTCCTCATGCAAGTCTTGCACGATATGACTTCTTGTTTCTTGCTGCACTTTTGGTCCAATTCGTTCTGCTTGCTTTCAGGATGGAAACGATTCGGGAGGCCAAAGTCATATTGGTCTTTCATATTGTGGGTACATTGATGGAGCTTTTTAAAACCTCCGTAGGCTCCTGGACCTATCCCGAACACAACCTCATCCGAATCGGACATATCCCTCTCTTCTCCGGCTTCATGTACTCATCGGTTGGCAGCTATCTGGCCCGAACCACTCGCATTTTAGACATGCGATATACACATTACCCAAATAAAAAGTTCACCCTGGTTTTGGCCGCTCTTATCTACTTAAATTTCTTCACGCATCACTTTCTACCAGATATGCGCGCTTTACTTTTTCTTCTTGTAGCAATTGCCTTTGGACGCACCTGGGTTTATTACCGCCCATATCGAAGGATTCATCGCATGCCTTTGCTATTGGGGTTCTGCCTCGTCGCTTTCTTCATTTGGATAGCTGAAAATGTGGGAACCTTCGCCACCATATGGGTCTACCCTCATCAGCAAAATGGCTGGCATTTCGTCCACTTTGAGAAATATGGTGCTTGGTTTCTCCTTATGATCATCAGCTTTATTCTGGTTTCTTTTGTTCATCCGCCGCGTGCTCCAGTAGAGAAGGAACTCTCGGGCGAATCGCTTCTCTTGGATTCAGAGGCGTGACAGAATCATCCGATCAACTACTAAGTCAACGATATCCAGCAGTGAATATGACCACGTGCATGGGAATTCACCCAAAAGGGCGATGCTATTTCCCCTTCTTCAGCCGCTTCACCACACCGGCCAGCGAGTGGTCGTTCATCGCCTCCACCGCATCTTCCCGCAACTTCTTCAGCAATCCGGTGAGGGCTTTGTCTTCCATTGAGAGCCAGTCCCCTGCCGTGGCCTGGAACACGTCTCCCAGCCCGATCTGCTTGGGAGGCAGCTTGAGCCTTGCTCCACCGTTGGGCCCTTTGCGCTGTTCGATCAGTCCCGCTTTATGGAGCAGCAGAAACGTGCGCCGCACCATCACAGGACTCTCGTGTAGCTCTTCGGCGATCTCAGCCGAGGTCATCCGGCCTTCTGACGCCGCGGCCAGGACTGCCAACACTCTTACACCCAACTGAAACCGCTCGCTGTTTGCCACGCAAGCAAACTAACACAGCAAACGGAGTGGCGTCCCCTGCCCTTCTCCCATGTAGAATTTTGAGGTGAACATCCTTTTCGTCGGCGACGTCTTCGGCTCTGCCGGTCGCCACATCGTACGCGAGCACCTTCCACACGTTCTCGAAACCAACTCCGTCGACCTGCTCGTCATCAATGGCGAGAACGCCGCCGGTGGCTTCGGTATTACCCCCTCCATCGCCGAAGAGATCTTCGATATGGGAGCCCACGTCATCACCACCGGCAACCATATCTGGGACAAGCGCGAGATCTTTGAGTACATGACCGTTCCGGCCGACTCGCACGAGCGCAGCCGACGCATCATCCGCCCCGCCAACTATGCCGTCGGAACACCCGGTTTCGGCTTCTACCAGGGCGAGCTTCCTGATGGACAGCAGTATGCCGTCATGAATCTTCAGGGCCGCGTCTTCATGTCCTCCTGCGACGACCCCTTTCGCAAGGCGGACGAACTTCTCAGCCAGATCACAGCAAAGGTTGTCCTGCTCGACATCCACGCCGAGACCACCAGCGAAAAAGTTGCGCTTGGCTGGTATCTCGATGGTCGCATCACCGCGGTCCTCGGGACTCACACCCACATCCCCACAGCCGATGCTCGCGTTCTTCCTAACGGCACAGCCTTCATCACTGATGTAGGGATGTCCGGCCCCTACGACTCCGTGATTGGCGTCGAGACCGAGCTTGTCCTCAACCGCTTCCTTACAGGAATGCCGGGAAAGTTCGAGGCCGCCAAAGGTAACCCAAAGATGTGCGCTGTCCTCATCGGTTGCGATGGAGCTACGGGCCGCGCGCACTCCATTCAGCAAATCATTTTGGGCGAGTAAGGAGAACTAACCTTACAAGCCCTTTTCCATCATCACGAACTCCAGATCGTCTCGTAGAGGTTTCCCTACTCGTTCATCACCATACGGAAACGGCTCCAGCTCTCCGGTTCTTACATATCCACGGCGCTCGTACCATGCAATCAGCCTCTGCCGGACGTTCACGACGGAGATGCGTATACGTCTGCCGCCTTTTTGCCGTACAGCATTCTCCGAGGCTTCTACCATCTTTCGGCCTAGCTGCTGTCCTTGCTGATCAGGTTGAACTGCCAGCAGCCCCATGTACCAGAGACCATCATGCTTCGGCTCCAGCCAGACCGATCCCAGTAATCTTCCGTTCGTCTCATCCCGATAGATCATCAGCAACGCATCGGAATGCTTCGAGAGGTTCTCCTCCAGGGTCTTCTGACTGATTCGTTCGCCTTCGATGTACTTGCTCTCTACCGTCCATCCAACTCCACCTCGAAAGGCGAGGTTCGTCAACGCAACGATCTCAGGAAAATCCGAAGAAGAAGCAGATTTGAATTCCATGATTTTTTCTCGGTGTTCTCGGACTGCACCAACTCTCCTCAGTTACACAGCAAGAAACGTAAGCTGTTTTGCGCGCATCAACTCAGCATGAGGGATGAAGGAGCTTTTGGAGACACCATCGAGCCTGACCTGGTTGTAGAACGCTCCCGCTTTGTGACTCTTCGCATCGATACGAAGGACGTGGCCTGAAGAGAATCTAATCTCTGCAGAGGGAAACAGCGGTGCTCCCAGCGCCCAATCCGGCTTGCCGGGGCAAAGCGCAAACAGGCCGAGTGAGCTGAGAATGTACCACGCGCTTGTGGCACCGGTGTCTTCGTCGCCAGCAAAGTTGTCTGGAGAATACAGCTCATTGAGGACACGGTGGATCCAGTATTGCGCCCTGTCCCGTCGGCCCGCCGCGGTAAACAGGTAGAGCACGTTGTGGACCGGCTGGTTGGAATGCGCATACTGACCGAAGTCCACAGCAGCCATCTCAGACATCTCGTGAATCTCTTCGCTGTATGTTCCGACATGAAAGACCGGGGCCTGGGTCAGCATCTCTTCGAGGAGCTTCACGCACTCTTCTCTGCCCCCAAACTGCTCCATGAGTCCCTCTGGATCATGGAGGACATTGAAGCGATATTGCCAGGCTCCGCCTTCCACATAGGCTCCGCCCCATGTGTATTGGTCGAAGGGTTCAAGCCATGATCCATCCGCATTGCGGCCGCGAATGAACTTCGTAGAAGGATCGAAAAGCTTTCTCCAGTTCTGCGAGCGCTTCTCAAACATCGCCGCATCCTCAGACATACCGGCTGCACGCGCAACCTGAGCGATGCAGAAATCACCATATGCGAAATCCAGCGTCTGGGCTGCTCCGCCTTCAACCGCGTCGCTGGGGACATAACCCAGCTTCAGATAGTGCTCAATGCCGACGCGACCATAGCCTTTGGAGGGATCGCCTTTTTGTGTCGCGTGCTTTTTCAGGCCAAGATAGGCTGTTTGAAGATCAAATCCAGTCAGCCCCTTGGCTACAGCATCACCGAAGACAGAGTCGATAAGACTGCCGGTCATTGCACCGCGATAGCCGGGGCATGGAAACTGCGGGAACCAGCCGCCTTCCTTGAGAGCGTTGACCCACCCCTCGAGAATCTGCGTCAGTCGTTCTGGATAGAGCAGAGCCATCATCGGGTACCAGGCGTGGTAGTCATCCCAGTAACCGTGGTCAGCGAACAGGACACCTAGTTCGATCTTTCCGTTGTAAGGGCTGCGATGCACGATCTTCCCGGTAGCGTCCTTCTCATGCCACATGCGTGGAAACAGCTTCGTGCGGTACAGGCAGGAATAGAAGGTCCGCAGTTGTGTGTCCGTAGCGCCCTGAAGATGAACACGGCCGAGTGCCTCTTCCCACACTGCTGCCGCTTCATGCGCCAGATCGTCGAAGGTCTTTTCTCCAATCTCTGCGTTGAGGTTCAGCGTCGCCTGATCGGAGGAGATGAAGGAGGTGCCGACACGCAGATGCACGGTATCAACCTTCGAATCCGCGAAGTGGACAACGGCGACACGATGCTTCTGGAACGACTTCATCTCGACTTGTGCGATCGGAGTATCCGACTTGAACACGTAGTAGGTCGCAAAACCGGGCTGAACGCCACCTTCGTTCTGGTGGGTCAGAGCACGAATCAAGTTGTTTGCGGAGTCATGCTCGATCTCTGCGTCGTCCCCGGGCAGATCGAGAAAAACGCCGCGCTGGCCATCGCCCTGAAAGGTGAAGCGCATCGCGGCGCCGTGCTCTGTCGGCGTCAGCTCCAGCCAGCAGCGATAACGCATGAGTTGCACCTTGAGACGGTGCGGAAAGATTTCAAGCTCGTGAGGGCGATAGGAGGAAGCTCGTTTGCCTGGCTCCGGTGCGGCCTCTCCACTGAAAGGGAGTACGGTGGCGTATCCGTAGTCGCCCAGCCAGGGGCTGAGCTGGTGAGTACAGCGAACCCCTTGCAGGCGCTCATCCTGCGGCTGAAAGAACCAGCCGCGCTGATCGTTGGATTGCAATGTCCAGTGCGCCATGCCGAACGGCATAGCGACGATCGGCAAAGTGTTTCCACGAGAGAAGAGTCGTGTGGATGCGGTTCCCTGGAGGGGATTGACGTATTCCACCAAACGAGACGATGAGCTGCCGCGCTTACGCTCCGGCTCTTGTCCAGGCTCAGCCTTGGCTTCTCCAATGCACGATGCGAATGCAGCCGTGCTCCCTAGCTTCAAAAATGTACGCCGATTGAGATCCAGTGTGTCCAAGGCTCCGATTTCTCCTCGTAATGATTTTGCTATAAATCATGCCGATCCATGACATTGGAGACATTGGAACAAAAATGGGCCCGCTACTCCCCCTCCCCTCAAAAATAGCGTAAAGTATTCAATTAACAATAGTTAGGCGTGGACCATCGATCTAGATGATCCAGAATTTCAGGCTTTTGAGGAGTGACCTCTGCAAAGTATTCAACGATATAGGGTTACGAATCCCTGAGAAATCATTTCTGGTGAAGCGGCTGCTTCTTTCTCTCTTTTAATTCTAACGAAAGGCGTGGGGAAGATCCGCAATCGATAATCCATTTATTTACTGCGAGATAGAGGAGAAGAGGGGTTGACAAACTGTAGAGACCGATTGATTTGCTAGAAAAGCAGAATCGGCAGCCGAGATGGCTGCCGATTTCGTCGTAATGCCCTTCGCCTTTTAGCGTCGACGGGGAGCACGGTGGGCAGGCGTCGGTTTCGCTGGAGCCTTCTTCGGCTCAACGACAGCTCCGTTGCTCATCGTGATCATGAGTGGTTTGGGGGTAAAGGAATCATAGGTTCCAGTGACTGTGACCTTGTCTCCTACTGCAGGAGGCGTCTTGAGAGGAGCAGTCAGGTTGAAGGTAAAGTCCGCAGTCTTGGATTGAACAGCATCGTCAGAAACGGCGACCTGAAGCGCGGTGTCAGAGACCGAAACTACGGTCGTATCCGGAAACTGGACCGACTTGCCCTTGATGGTGTCCCACACCTTGGCAGCATCATCCGCGCTTCCGTTTTGGAGGATAAACTCCTTGTCGGAAACTGCCAGAGTTGCCAGATCAGGAGTACTTGCGATCACCTGCTTCACGATATCTTCAGGCTTCGGAGCAGGCTTAACCGTGCTGGCAAAGTCTGCCGGCGGTTCAAGGCTTTGCTGCGAGGCTGTCGCGACTGCATCAAAGCCGTCGTCTGCGCCGTGGTACTTCTTGTAGCAGTATTTGGCCAGGGGCATCATCTGCGACTTGTAGGGCTCGGGAGCAAACGATGCTGCTCGCGCTGCATACCATGTGCAGTTCAACAAATCCGGAGGAGTGGACTGGTAGTACGCCTGAGCGAGAGTATAGGTGTCCTGCAAGAGCGGACCAGGGGTCTTTGTCTGGTCGACCGGAACACTGGAAAGGCTCTGCTTCAGTTGCGTGACCGCCGTTGCAGAGTCCTTCTTATTCAAAGCTGCTGTTGCAATGGCGCGGTGAAAGACAGGCGCAGCCGCTTCCTTGAGCTTGGCAAAATCCGCATCACCTAAACTGGCAGGCTTGGGCGCGTCCAACCCCTTCTGGCCGGATTCAGCAGCCTTATCTAGCTCAGCCTGCTTCGCCGTTGCGTCAGTCAGCTTTTCAGCGTTCTGCAAACGGAAGTACGACTCGAAGGTAAGGGCGCGGATGTTATTGGGATCCACCTGCAAAAGCCGGTCAGCAGCATCGAGCGTCTTAGCCGGATCGAAGGAACTGTAGGCCAGCATGAGGCGCTGCAGAACATCTTCCTTCACCTTAGACTGCGGGTAGGTCTGCAGGAAGGACTCCAGTGCAGGAGCCTGCGTCTGCGGTGTGCTCTGCCCAATGGCCGCTGTATAAGCATTGTATTCCGCCGGGGCTAATTGAACGCCCGACTGCGCGTTAGACCCGGTATCTGCCGGGGTTTGTGCAACCGCAATACGCGCACACGATGCAACGCTAGCGACCGCCAGGAGAGACGCAACCACTGCCTTCTTCATTCCCACACTCCTCAGTAAATCTCTTCAGTAAAAACTTTTTCGCAAATCTGCCAACCGAATTCTAACGGGTGGTCAGACCGATATATTACATTTTTGATGTATCACAGCACAGATAACGCATAAGCCAATCATCCCTTTGCATTCAATTCAAAGGAAGGGTCAACTGAGTTTGTGCATCATGGCATGATGATGCGGATTATAGAAACCACGTTGCTCCGTGGCAAGCTGCGCGAATGGAGCGACTTTCCGGGCCATTTTTGCGGATCTTCGAAACTGCTCCTGACACTGTAACGAGTCCATCATGAATCTGTGACAAATTTCTGCCATTGGAAACCGGGCTAAAAGGCCAAATATCTGCGCGGTAAACCCATAGGTTGTATTAGGTACTGATTATCCACAATAGCTTGTATTATCCCCGTTGATTCTGTGATTCTCCGAGGCTAACCTTAGCTCAGTCTTATTCCTGTGTTCCCTATTTCGACGGTACACCTGTGGAGAGGTGACTTTGCTCAAACTTAAGAAAGTCCAGATTCTCGGATTCAAATCGTTTTGCGACCGCACAGAGGTTCAACTCTCTGGTGAAGGCATTGCGGCCATTGTCGGCCCTAACGGCTGCGGCAAATCGAACATCTCAGACGCGATCACGTGGGTTCTGGGAGAGCAGTCGGCGAAGAGCCTGCGCGGCGTAAAAATGGAAGACGTGATCTTCGCAGGAACGAGAGATCGTAAGCCGACAGGAATGGCCGAGGTCTCTCTAACGCTCGTTGATCCTGAGGTCTATGACGGGACAAGCCTTTCTCCGGATGGGCCAGAGGTAGTGATCACCGACGAACATCCCGCCGAGCAGATGGCCAACACTACCGATTGGGATGAGGCGGCTCTACGTCAACAGCACGCGCAGGAGACGGACGACGCTGTTGCTGAAGCACAGCCAGGTACGGTGATCGAAGGCGAGGCCACTGAAGCTCCCGTAGGAGGCGTAGAGGCGGGCAACAACAACGTTGTTCTGAAGATTCGTCGCCGGAAGTTCAATCGCGCTCCTGTACGTGCGGGAGAGCTAACCATCACGCGCCGCCTGTTCCGCTCTGGAGACTCGGAGTATCTGCTGAATGGCAAGATCTGCCGTCTGCGCGATATTCAGGACATCTTTATGGGAACGGGCCTCGGCGGCGAGTCCTACGCCATCATCGGCCAGGAGCGAATCGGGCAGTTGCTCAGCTCGAAGCCGCTGGATCGCCGAAGCATTATCGAAGAAGCTGCGGGGATTACGCGCTTCAAGACCAAGAAGCGTTTGGCGGAGCTGCGCCTGGAGTCTGCAAAGCAGAACCTTGCGCGCGTCAATGACATCTTCGAAGAGGTCACACGGCAGATGGCTACCCTGAAGCGTCAGGCAGCCAAGGCGGAACGTTACGGCGCACTTCGCGATGAACTGCGCACGCGGCTTCGGGTTGTGCTGGCTAGCCGTATGGCTCAGCTCGATACGGAACAGACTGCAACCAACGAGAAGATTGCTGCATTGGCCGCGCAGATCGATGCTCAGGGCGCGACGTTAGAACAGATGGACGCGGAACACACCACAGGTGTGAATCGCGGCTATGAGCTCGATCAGCAGATTCGTGAGGCGGGCGCGCGCGCCAATCAGTCAGCAGTCGAGCTAGAGCGGATTACCGCACGCACGGCATCGAACGCGGACCGCATTGCCGAGCTGACGCAGAGGCTTACCTCGGGCACGGAAGAGCTTGCCCAGGCACGCGAGCAGTTAACTTCGCTGGCGGGAGAGCTGGAGCAGCACAAGAATTTTCTGGAGAACGCGACCACGGAGGCCGCTTCTTCTCGGCAGGCTGCACAGCAGCAGCAAAACGAAGCGCAGGAGGCGGTACGGGGCCTTCAGGCAGTAGAACAACAGGCCGAACAGAATCGGCGGCAGACATTGCAGCTGGTTCAGCGTGCCTCTCAGACTCGAAATGAAGAGGCTCAGGCGGCGGCAGCGCTTGCCAGCCTGGAGCAGGAAGCCCAACGCCTGGAGCGAGAGTCTGAGACTGCCCGGCAGGAGTTGGAGACTCTGGGGCTGCAAAGGGGACAGGTCAAGATCTCCTTTGAGTCGGTGACGGAGCGACTGAAGCGTCTCGAGGCAGAGATCGCGGAACTGCGACTCCAGATCGATGCGCGACGCAAGGAAGAGAGCGAGAACAAGCGGAGAGGAGACCAGCTTCGCGGCGAGTTGGCCACGCTCCACGGACGGCGCAACTCTCTTGAGGGATTGATCCGCGACCACAGCTATTCCACGGAGACCGTTCGGAACATCTTCAAATCGAGCACAGCTGCGCAGTCCGGCAATATGGCCCCGATTGGCACGCTTGCGGACTTTCTGGAGGTCGAAGGCAAGTACGAGAGCGTAGTCGACGAGTTTCTGCGCGATGAGCTGAACTACATCGTCGTCAAGAGCTGGGACGCGGCGAACGCAGGAATGCATCTTCTACAGACTGATGTCGCCGGAAGGGCAACTTTCCTGGTCCATCCCAATGATGCACAGGCGAACTTCTCCTTTACTGAAGGCATGGAGAGCGAAGCGGCTGTTCAAACAGCACAGATCGAAGGCGTTGTGCCGCTACGGGAATGCGTCCGAGTGCTGGACGGTTTTGGAAAATCCCTGGAGGTGATCCTGCCTAAGTTGCGGGAGGGTTACGTTGCTCCGGATTCCTATACGGCGCGCAGCCTTGCACTTTCCAATCCGCATGCTTTCTTCCTTGCCCCAACGGGAGAGACGTTTCATAACGTTACGGTGACGGGTGGACGGGCACGTGCCCAGGGTCCGCTGGCTCTAAAACGTGAATTGACGGAAGTACAACAGAAGATTGAGCAGACGGAGCAGGCACTAGCCCAAGCGGACCTGCATACGGCCGATTTGCAGCGCCAAATCGCAGAACAGACCTCAGCCATTGACACGAAGACACAGGAGAGGCGAGAGGCAGAGCGCGAGGCAGCAAACTCTGGTGCGGCGTTGCGTCAGATGGAGTCGGAGACAGCACGGATTGAACGACGACTACAGGAGTGGACTCTCTCGACGGAGCGGAATCGCGATGCCCGCAATCAGAAGACCGAGTTGATTGGACGTCGACAACAGGAAGCTGCCACTTTTGAAGCTGAGCGGGCCGGACTGGAGCAGGCGCTAACGAATCTCCAGGCGCAGCTCGATGAGCTTCGTGGACGCCGAGAACAGCTGCAACAGGCAGCAGCGGAGGCTTCTGCCTCTCTGGCAGGGCTGGAAGAGCGTCGCCGCAATGCGCAGGCGAACTTCGACCAGACATCGCGCCTTTACAACAGCCAGAATCAGCGCATTCAGCAGGTGGAGCAGCAACTGTCGGCTGCGGGAGCGGAGAAGCTGCGGCGTGAAGAAGAGACCAGCAGCCTGGCCGCGCAACATACGGAGCTCTCTGAGACAAAGGCTACCGCCATTGCCGAGGGCGCACGACTCACCGAAGAAGCCAATCAGCTTCGCGCGACCATGAATGAACTGGATCAGAAGCTGCGAACGCTGCGACATGAGACAGAGGCTCTTCGGGAAGAGCGAGCCACCCACACGGCACGGGCCGCAAAACTTGCCTCGGACATCGAACATATTGAGGCCACCTGTCTGAATGATCTGGCGGTGGAAGCGGCTGCGCTTCGAGCAGACGAGGGCATCGCGCGCATCGATGGCGATGCCCTGCACGAGGAAGAAGAAACTTCGCGGGCACTGAAGCAGAGACTGGAATCGATGGGTCCTGTCAACATGATGGCGCTTGAGGAGTACAACGAGACGACTCAACGTCATAGCTTCCTAGAGACACAGCGAAAAGACCTGCTGGACTCCATCGAAAATACGCAGGCTTCCATTAAGGAGATCGACGAAATCTCGAAGCAAAAGTTCAACGAAGCTTTCGGGGTCATCAACGAAAACTTCTCCGTTACCTTCTCGAAGCTCTTCGGCGGCGGACAGGCCTTTATGAAACTGACGGACGCGGAGAACTCGGCCGAGAGTGGTATCGACATTGTGGCCTCGCCTCCAGGAAAGAAGCTCCAGAACATTCTTCTGCTCTCGGGTGGTGAAAAGGCGCTGACGGCACTTTCTCTGCTCGTGGGTATCTTCCAGTTCCAGCCGGCGCCGTTCTGCATCCTGGACGAGGTCGACGCACCTCTAGACGAGACCAACGTGGGCCGTTTTGCCAAACTCATTGCGGACATGAGCGCCAGCACGCAGTTTGTCGTGATCACTCACAGCAAGCGGACGATGGCACAAGCCGACATCATCTACGGAGTCACGATGCAGGAGCCGGGAGTCTCCAAGGTGGTCAGCGTCAATCTGAACCGCCGCGACGAGAACACGACGCGGCGCGCAGTGGCCTAGGCGCTTCCTGAGGGAAGCGTCTAGGTGATCACACGGAACGGGACCAGCGCTCTACGCTTATGTATCTGCCTCTCACATTTGGCCTGCTTGGATTGCTGACCGCCGCTGTGATTGTTCTGCGTTTTCGGTGGTGGAATATCCCTTCCTGGATTCGCAGGACGATATTGATCGTCGCGTTCGCAGCGGTCTTTCTGCGAGTCGCTTTTCTTGCTACCCAGTGGAGCATGGTTTTCCCACGCATGAATGCTATGCACGCCTGGGTTTCCGTTACAGGATATGAGATCCTGCTCGCTCGTTTCAGCCTGATGCGGCCGCGATGGCTGACCTCCATTGGCGCTCTTATCCTGCTTATGCCGTTGATCGGGTCAACGCTTGTGATGCCCCTTACACGATTCTTCGACTGGTCGAAGGCGGACATCTCTTCGCTAGGTGGTCCTTATATCGTGGAGAAGAGTCCGTGGGATACGGATGCTTCCGGCAACTCTGGAATGGACCTAGTTGTGTTTTACCGGCCCCAGTTCTTTCCCTTTGTCCGCCACATGGTGCAGAGAGCAGCTTTCGGAAACGATGAATGTCGATCAGAGGCTGCAACAGTCAAGGCGGATCTGGAAACGCGTAGCGTCCATTTTCATTGTCCCGCCAAGGAAAGCGGGAAGGCTCCTATCGATCTGGTACTGCCTCTTCGTTAAAGGCCACGGACCGCTGGGAACGGTGATAGAGCACTCTCCTGATACCGCGGTTCTGGAAGAGCCAATGAAAGCCGTTTTCTTCACGGGAAAACGGCGCAAACATTGAGGCGTTGGTTTACACCTTCAGGAGAAATGCTCTACCGTCAAAGAGTGATGCAAACCGCACTGACAGAAACTCATCTTGATTCACTTCCTCTTATCGCGCGCGGCAAGGTCCGCGACATCTATTCGCTCGGCGAAAAAGAGTTGCTCTTCATCGCAACAGACCGGATCTCGGCCTTCGATCATGTCCTTGGCAGCGGCATTCCAGATAAAGGAAAGATCCTGACGCAGCTTTCGCTGTTCTGGTTCGACTTTCTTAAGAACACGGTAAAGAATCACGTCCTGACGGCAGATCCAATACGGTTTCCTTCCCTGCTCGCTCCTCATCTCGATCAACTTGCAGGGAGAAGCATGGTGGTTCGCAGGGCGCAGATGTTTCCAGTCGAGTGCGTTGTCCGCGCCTATCTCTCAGGTTCGGGATGGAAGGATTACCAGGCCACCGGAGCGGTTTGCGGGATCAAACTACCTGCCGGTCTGCGCGAATCTGACCGATTGCCGGAACCGATCTTTACCCCGGCCGCCAAAA
This portion of the Edaphobacter sp. 4G125 genome encodes:
- a CDS encoding GH92 family glycosyl hydrolase — translated: MDTLDLNRRTFLKLGSTAAFASCIGEAKAEPGQEPERKRGSSSSRLVEYVNPLQGTASTRLFSRGNTLPIVAMPFGMAHWTLQSNDQRGWFFQPQDERLQGVRCTHQLSPWLGDYGYATVLPFSGEAAPEPGKRASSYRPHELEIFPHRLKVQLMRYRCWLELTPTEHGAAMRFTFQGDGQRGVFLDLPGDDAEIEHDSANNLIRALTHQNEGGVQPGFATYYVFKSDTPIAQVEMKSFQKHRVAVVHFADSKVDTVHLRVGTSFISSDQATLNLNAEIGEKTFDDLAHEAAAVWEEALGRVHLQGATDTQLRTFYSCLYRTKLFPRMWHEKDATGKIVHRSPYNGKIELGVLFADHGYWDDYHAWYPMMALLYPERLTQILEGWVNALKEGGWFPQFPCPGYRGAMTGSLIDSVFGDAVAKGLTGFDLQTAYLGLKKHATQKGDPSKGYGRVGIEHYLKLGYVPSDAVEGGAAQTLDFAYGDFCIAQVARAAGMSEDAAMFEKRSQNWRKLFDPSTKFIRGRNADGSWLEPFDQYTWGGAYVEGGAWQYRFNVLHDPEGLMEQFGGREECVKLLEEMLTQAPVFHVGTYSEEIHEMSEMAAVDFGQYAHSNQPVHNVLYLFTAAGRRDRAQYWIHRVLNELYSPDNFAGDEDTGATSAWYILSSLGLFALCPGKPDWALGAPLFPSAEIRFSSGHVLRIDAKSHKAGAFYNQVRLDGVSKSSFIPHAELMRAKQLTFLAV
- a CDS encoding outer membrane protein assembly factor BamD; protein product: MKKAVVASLLAVASVASCARIAVAQTPADTGSNAQSGVQLAPAEYNAYTAAIGQSTPQTQAPALESFLQTYPQSKVKEDVLQRLMLAYSSFDPAKTLDAADRLLQVDPNNIRALTFESYFRLQNAEKLTDATAKQAELDKAAESGQKGLDAPKPASLGDADFAKLKEAAAPVFHRAIATAALNKKDSATAVTQLKQSLSSVPVDQTKTPGPLLQDTYTLAQAYYQSTPPDLLNCTWYAARAASFAPEPYKSQMMPLAKYCYKKYHGADDGFDAVATASQQSLEPPADFASTVKPAPKPEDIVKQVIASTPDLATLAVSDKEFILQNGSADDAAKVWDTIKGKSVQFPDTTVVSVSDTALQVAVSDDAVQSKTADFTFNLTAPLKTPPAVGDKVTVTGTYDSFTPKPLMITMSNGAVVEPKKAPAKPTPAHRAPRRR
- a CDS encoding GNAT family N-acetyltransferase, yielding MEFKSASSSDFPEIVALTNLAFRGGVGWTVESKYIEGERISQKTLEENLSKHSDALLMIYRDETNGRLLGSVWLEPKHDGLWYMGLLAVQPDQQGQQLGRKMVEASENAVRQKGGRRIRISVVNVRQRLIAWYERRGYVRTGELEPFPYGDERVGKPLRDDLEFVMMEKGL
- a CDS encoding RrF2 family transcriptional regulator — translated: MANSERFQLGVRVLAVLAAASEGRMTSAEIAEELHESPVMVRRTFLLLHKAGLIEQRKGPNGGARLKLPPKQIGLGDVFQATAGDWLSMEDKALTGLLKKLREDAVEAMNDHSLAGVVKRLKKGK
- a CDS encoding TIGR00282 family metallophosphoesterase encodes the protein MNILFVGDVFGSAGRHIVREHLPHVLETNSVDLLVINGENAAGGFGITPSIAEEIFDMGAHVITTGNHIWDKREIFEYMTVPADSHERSRRIIRPANYAVGTPGFGFYQGELPDGQQYAVMNLQGRVFMSSCDDPFRKADELLSQITAKVVLLDIHAETTSEKVALGWYLDGRITAVLGTHTHIPTADARVLPNGTAFITDVGMSGPYDSVIGVETELVLNRFLTGMPGKFEAAKGNPKMCAVLIGCDGATGRAHSIQQIILGE
- a CDS encoding DUF817 domain-containing protein, whose protein sequence is MLSYTRTRFHEVRLRLEHHVPTSRLNAFLWEFFLFGFKQAWACLFGGIILGLVLVTKIYWPPHASLARYDFLFLAALLVQFVLLAFRMETIREAKVILVFHIVGTLMELFKTSVGSWTYPEHNLIRIGHIPLFSGFMYSSVGSYLARTTRILDMRYTHYPNKKFTLVLAALIYLNFFTHHFLPDMRALLFLLVAIAFGRTWVYYRPYRRIHRMPLLLGFCLVAFFIWIAENVGTFATIWVYPHQQNGWHFVHFEKYGAWFLLMIISFILVSFVHPPRAPVEKELSGESLLLDSEA